The genomic window CGAAACGAACGGCGGAGCTACGATCTCGCACCGCAGAGCACGGCCGCGCACGTCGACCTCGACGAGGTCTCCCGCGGCAAGCTCGGCGCTCGAATCGATCAGTGCCAACGCGATTCCGATTCCGAGGGAGGGCGAGAACGTGCCCGACGTCGTGACACCCACTGCAACACCGTCGCGCAGCACCGTTTGGCCCTGTCGTGGGACTCCGCGGTCGAGAGCCTTGACGCCCCGTAGCACCCGCGACGGGCCTACCTCTTTCTCTGCAGTCAGGGCCGCCTTGCCCCAGAATCGATCCTTCTTCCAGCCGACTGCCCATCCGCACCGCGCCTGGAGCGGCGAGATATCGAGTGACAGTTCGTGACCGTGCAGCGGGTATCCCATCTCGGTCCGCAGCGTGTCTCGTGCGCCTAGACCGGCGACCTCTCCGCCGCCGGCGCGGACGAGTTCGACGAGCGCACGAAACAACGCCTCGGTACCCGCCCAGTCGGGAAGGAGCTCGTATCCGTGCTCACCGGTGTATCCGGTGCGACACACACGAACCGGCTTCCCGTTCCACAGCGCGTCGACGAACGCCATGTACTCCATATCCACGGGGACGCCGAGTTGCTCGACGATGGCGCGCGAGCCCGGCCCCTGCACCGCGAGAACTCCGAAGTCACGGTGTTGATCGATCACGCTGACCCCGTCCGGCGCATCGGCGGTCAACGCCGCGACGACAGCAGCGGTGTTTGCTGCATTCGGAACGAGGAACACCTCGTCGGGGCTGACGTAGTAGGCGATCAGATCGTCTACTACGCCACCGGATTCGGTGCAGCACAGTGTGTATTGGGCCTTAGCTGGCCCGACCCTACCGAGATCGTTTGTCAGGGCGCCGTTCACGAACTCCGCGGCGCCGGGGCCACTGACGAGCGCCTTTCCGAGGTGGCTGACGTCGAACACTCCGACGGACTGCCGTACCGCTTTGTGTTCGGCGACCACGCCCGAGTAGGAGACCGGCATTTCCCAGCCTCCGAACGGCGCGAATGTGGCACCGAGTTCGACGTGGGCGCCGTGGGCGGGACCGTGGACAAGTTCGGCTGCACTCATGCTGGCCAACGCTAGCGGACCACCGGCGCCCGGGTTGAGGTCACTACGATCGAATGCGACCGACACAATCGATCCCATTTCTGTAGGAGCTGCCCCGTGCCTTCGACTTCACCCCGCACCCTCGGACCCGAGCTGGTGCTGGCCGACCGCGTCGGCAAGAACATCGACGTCCTGGTCGTCGCACTGAGCACGAGCGAGGACGGCCTCGAACTCGTCGTCACCGATTCCATCTCCGACGCCGATGCGTCGGCGCTACTCGATTCGTTCGAGGCCGTCGGAGCGACCGGCAAGGCCGACGAGCTCACTCGCATTCCCGCACCCACTTCACTGGGTGTCGCGAGCGTTCTCGCTGTCGGACTCGGCACGTCCGCCGACATCGACACCGAGCGGATCCGTCGATCGGCAGGCACCGCCGCGCGAGCATTGGCTGGAACCGCAACCGCGGCCACCACGCTCGGCTCACTCGATCTCGGCGCTGCCGCTGAAGGATTCTTCCTCGGCGCCTATACCTTCACCGAGTTCAAGTCGGCCTTGTCCGCACCGGGACCCGACGCAGGACCACTCGCTCGCGTCGAGTTGCTGGTGACCGACCCTCGCGCACGCGAAGCCAAAGCGGAGTTGTCGCGGTCGATCGCGATCGCAGAATCCGTCGCGATCGCCCGCGATTTCGTCAACACTCCCCCAAGTCACCTGTACCCCGAGGAATTCGCGGACCGGGCGAAGCAACTCGGTACCGACGTGGGACTCAGCGTGCAGATCCTCGACGACAAAGCGTTGGAGAAGGGCGGGTACGGCGGAATTCACGGCGTCGGGAAGGGATCTTCGCGCCTGCCACGCCTGGTGCGGTTGACGCATTCCGGAGGCAAAAGAAAGTCGAAGAAGGTTGCCCTCGTCGGCAAGGGCATCACGTTCGACACCGGCGGCATCTCCATCAAGCCCGCAGCCGGCATGGAGAACATGACCTCCGACATGGCAGGCGCCGCGGCAGTCATCGCGACGGTCAT from Rhodococcus sp. P1Y includes these protein-coding regions:
- the gcvT gene encoding glycine cleavage system aminomethyltransferase GcvT, whose amino-acid sequence is MSAAELVHGPAHGAHVELGATFAPFGGWEMPVSYSGVVAEHKAVRQSVGVFDVSHLGKALVSGPGAAEFVNGALTNDLGRVGPAKAQYTLCCTESGGVVDDLIAYYVSPDEVFLVPNAANTAAVVAALTADAPDGVSVIDQHRDFGVLAVQGPGSRAIVEQLGVPVDMEYMAFVDALWNGKPVRVCRTGYTGEHGYELLPDWAGTEALFRALVELVRAGGGEVAGLGARDTLRTEMGYPLHGHELSLDISPLQARCGWAVGWKKDRFWGKAALTAEKEVGPSRVLRGVKALDRGVPRQGQTVLRDGVAVGVTTSGTFSPSLGIGIALALIDSSAELAAGDLVEVDVRGRALRCEIVAPPFVSVNTK
- a CDS encoding leucyl aminopeptidase, whose protein sequence is MPSTSPRTLGPELVLADRVGKNIDVLVVALSTSEDGLELVVTDSISDADASALLDSFEAVGATGKADELTRIPAPTSLGVASVLAVGLGTSADIDTERIRRSAGTAARALAGTATAATTLGSLDLGAAAEGFFLGAYTFTEFKSALSAPGPDAGPLARVELLVTDPRAREAKAELSRSIAIAESVAIARDFVNTPPSHLYPEEFADRAKQLGTDVGLSVQILDDKALEKGGYGGIHGVGKGSSRLPRLVRLTHSGGKRKSKKVALVGKGITFDTGGISIKPAAGMENMTSDMAGAAAVIATVILAAKVGLPLDVVATVPMAENMPSGTAQRPGDVLTQYGGITVEVINTDAEGRLVLADAIVRACEDDPDYLIDTATLTGAQVVALGNRTPGVMGTDEFRDRVAAISCAVGENGWAMPLPSEIRRELDSKVADLANVTNGRAGGMLAAALFLKEFVAEGVEWAHIDVAGPAYNTAGPFGYTGKGGTGVPVRTMFAVLEDIAENG